The Desmonostoc muscorum LEGE 12446 genome includes a region encoding these proteins:
- a CDS encoding helix-turn-helix domain-containing protein, translated as MSEYSGQDKAFESYDMHESKFLTPFQRKALLKNLQANLQSEYRRRIEIMLLADMGKSQSQICEILGCSQEMARYWIGIAEAGMAHKWNERPIGRPKTVNDRYIERLKELVSNSPREYGYGFSSWTAQWLSKHLANEFGIAITDRHINRLLKQMGLSTKRKNIQPQETDQNKDAGITISDLQSNSEASMHWSFNLIQTNN; from the coding sequence ATGTCAGAATATTCCGGTCAAGACAAGGCTTTTGAGAGCTATGACATGCACGAAAGCAAGTTTCTAACGCCTTTTCAGCGGAAAGCACTGCTGAAAAATTTGCAAGCTAATTTACAGTCAGAATATCGTCGGCGGATTGAAATTATGTTGCTGGCGGATATGGGTAAATCTCAAAGCCAAATTTGTGAAATTTTAGGTTGTTCCCAGGAAATGGCGCGGTACTGGATTGGGATAGCAGAGGCGGGTATGGCGCACAAATGGAATGAGCGCCCCATAGGTAGACCGAAGACTGTTAACGATCGCTATATTGAACGTTTGAAAGAATTAGTCAGTAATAGTCCCCGTGAATATGGCTATGGATTTAGTTCTTGGACAGCCCAATGGTTGAGCAAACATCTAGCAAATGAATTTGGCATTGCAATTACCGATCGCCATATTAATCGTTTACTAAAACAAATGGGGCTTTCCACTAAACGTAAAAACATTCAGCCACAAGAAACTGACCAAAATAAGGATGCTGGTATTACAATCTCCGATTTGCAATCTAACTCCGAAGCTAGTATGCATTGGTCTTTTAATCTAATTCAGACTAATAACTAA